The Tolypothrix sp. PCC 7712 region CGCATCGGCTGGCCAGATGAAAAAATTCGGGTTGTTCCCCTCACCGAGATGGCTGACTGTACCCAGAAAGAGCAGTTGATGCGTACCACACTGTATGTAATTAGTCCAGCACTTTTACAAGCAACAGCGCGATCGCGTTTATATCATCCTGAACATAATCATCTGTTTCGCTCGTCGCATTAATAATTATGGGGCATGGGGCATGGGGCATTGGGCATTGGGCATTGGGTAATCGGTAATTGGTAATGGGTAATGGGAATCTCTCCCTCATCCTCCTCATCTCCTTTCCATCTCTACGCTTCGGTAAAATTAATCTGGAAATTGCCAACTTTTTTCACTCTTGTACAGACGCGATTCATCGCGTCTCTCCGTCTTTTTGACCTTTAACTAATTTCAATCTGAAATTTTTGACTATGCCATTAATTAAAGTACAAACTTCTGTTGCTGCACCGGAAAGAACTGAAATTGAAAGCTTGCTGAAAAGCTTATCTGCTAAGTTAGCCAAGCATTTAGGCAAACCCGAATCTTATGTAATGACAGCTTTTGAGCCAGATGTGCCTATGACTTTTGCTGGTACAACAGACCCAGTTTGTTACATTGAAATTAAAAGTATCGGTACTATGAAACCTGACCAAACAGCGACGATGAGTCAGGATTTCTGTCAGCAGATTAACCAAGCTTTAGGCGTAGCTAAAAATCGGATTTATATAGAATTTGCAGATGCTAAAGGTGCTATGTGGGGTTGGAATGGCTCAACCTTTGGGTAAGGTTTTGTAGGGGAAGGGGGAAGGGGTAATGGGTAATTGGTAATAGGAATTTCTCCCTTTATCCCCCTCATCTCCCTCATCAGGGAATGTTAACAGAGCGCAACAATCGCTCAACAACAGTTCTGGCGCTGCGTCCTCCCCTGGGGATGAGGCGATGACAAAGAACGTGAGGAACGAGAAATTTTACATCATCGGGAATGGCGTAATCACGTCCTAAAATAAAAGCGAGGGCTTGGGTAGCTTTTTGTAAAGCGACTGTACCGCGAGGGCTGACACCGAGAGAAATTTCTTCATCCTGTCTTGTCGCCCGCACTAAGTCCAGAATGTATTGCTGTAAAGGTGTTTCCACTCTTACCTGAGAACAGAGTTGCCGTAATTGAGCTATTTCTTCTAGGGTAATGCAAGGTTGTAAATCAGCTACCTTGATACCATCCGTCAGGTTTTGCAGCATTTGGAGTTCTTCTGTCTCTGAAGGATAGCCTAAACTCAAAGACAGCATAAATCTATCCATCTGCGCTTCAGGTAGCGGAAAAGTCCCTTGATACTCAACTGGGTTTTGGGTAGCAATGACAAAAAAAGGTGTGGGAACAGCACGAGAAACACCATCAACTGTTACCTGATGTTCTTCCATCACTTCTAACAAAGCTGACTGAGTTCGGGGTGTAGCACGGTTGATTTCGTCAGCTAGCAAAATGTTGGCAAATATAGGCCCAGGTAGAAAGGTAAATTCGCCGCTTTTGGGGTTCCAAATGTTTGTACCAGTAATATCAGTAGGTAATAAATCGGGGGTACATTGTAGCCTTTGAAACTTACCGTCAAGCGATCGCGCTAATGATTTAGCTAGCAGGGTCTTACCAACACCAGGAACATCTTCTAATAAAGCATGACCACCGCCAAGGATGGCGACTAGTACCAAACGTATTGCTTCGGTTTTACCAACGATGGTACGAGACAGATTATGTGTTAAAGCCTCAAGTTTTTCTCTCATGCACCACGGGATTGGGGGTTGGGGATTGGGTACTGGGGATTGGGCAATTCAATTTTGGATTGAGTTTAAATCTAAAATCCAAAATCTAAAATCTAAAATTCCCAGTCCCTAGTATTCCCACCCAGCAATCACAATTCAACATTCCGAGAGCAAAACTTCTTTCGCCACATGACAATCGAGCTGAATTTGTGTTTTTAAGGCTTCGAGAGAGTCAAATTTTTGTTCTGGTCGTAAAAATTGTACTAGCTGTACAGCCAGCTTTTTGCCGTACAAATCTCCAGACCAATCAAATAAATGGACTTCCACAGATATATGAGTACCATCAACTGTGGGGCGATTACCTATATTCATTACGCCTAATATTGTTGGTGTTTGAGTATCTGCTGTCTCATCAAGCATCAACACGCGGACAGCATAAACACCTAGGCGAGGTAAAAACTTGTCTTTTGGTAATTGCAAGTTAGCAGTGGGAAAACCAATCGTTCTGCCCAGTTTTTGTCCTTGAATTACCACACCAAAAAGAGTGTATGGTCTTCCCAAAAGGAAATTCGCGCTTTTGACATCGCCATTTTCTAAGGCCTGGCGAATTAATGAAGTACTAATTGGTGGTGCTTGGGTAGGAGGATTACTAGGGCAATTACTTTCTGCTGTCAATTGATCGCTACCTACATAGGTTTCTAAAGTAACGATTGTGACAGGAATATTATATTTGGCGGCGAGTAGTTTTAAATCCTCAGCTGTGCCAGCGCGCTGTTTACCAAAACAAAAATCTTGTCCCACGCTAAGTTGCTGGCATCGCAGTTTTTGTACGAGAATTTTTTCTACAAACTCTTCTGGAGAGAGAGACGATAATTCTTTATCAAAGGGTAATAGTACCAGCTGTTCTATTCCCAGCGATCGCAATTGTTCCACTTTTTCATCAAGTGGTGTTAACAAAGCACGGGGTTGACCTGAGAAAAATTCCTGTGGATGGGGATGAAATGTCACAACAGTAGAGTATATATGCTCATTTGTTGTAGCTGTAGTGTTTCCTGGCTGGGATGCAGGATTTGTGAAATCATGAAGTGAGCGTTCTGGTAAATTGCCCTCATCTTGCACAAACTTTTGATCGCACGCAGTCCCTGTAACTGCTCTTTTTGCTTGCTGCAAAACTGGCTGGATGACTCTTTGATGACCAAGGTGCATACCATCAAATTTGCCAAGCGCAACAGCAGTTGGTGTTAGCAGTTCTTCACTCGAAGAACCAACCCACACGGAACACCCATTTTGAGACAAATTTAGCACGTGGATTCTGGGATTTTAGGTTTATTGAGCTATCAGCTACAAGTTCCCCTATAGGTAACTTAACTGACTGGGAGGGCACCCTTGACGCACATCCCGCGACTCCACAGAGTTTTCATCTGGAGCGTTTTCGCTCTGAATTTAACCGCTTGTGGGAGCAGCCACGGCGTTATTACCACCCTTTGGCTAATAGCCAAAGCATACCCTACAGGCAGCAACTAATTAGGGTGTTTTGTGCTGTTTCTCAGCTTGATTTATCTTTGCTGAGTCCAGAGAACCCTACACCACAGTTAAAGAGGCTTTAGCTAAACTTTTGGGTTTTAGCAAGTATTGTACCTGCTCGTCCCTTGAGGCAGCTAGTCTATGGGCATTTGTGCTTCCCTGGTTAGCTCGCAAAGCGTGTTCTCCAGTTTTTGCAGTTTACCGTAAGAGTCACCTCTCCTGCTGAGAGCTTCTCTTCACCAATCTAATACCATTTTGGATTTTAGATTTTAGATTTTAGATTTTAGATTTTAGATTGGGAATTTGTGTATCCATCTGTCGCCATGATTTGTCCAAGGGGGAAAAATCGCAGATTTTGCGATCGCTGCGACTACAAACTTTAGGCAGATAAGTTCCCGACAGGGCAAGATTCTGATATGGTCGCAGAAACAGGAACATGAAGTACCATGCCTTCCCGTGCCATCACTGCACCTGCAAATTCCTCACCCGCTTGATTTCCCACATTATCTAGAAATTCATCGTTATGCGCGGGGTCATGATGGAAAATTGCTAGGGTCTTGACATGAGCAGCTTTGGCTATTTTCACCGCTTCTTGCCAGGTGGAATGTCCCCAGCCAATTCTCGGCGATGTTGGTGAATGGTATTCTTCATTGGTATAGGTACAATCGTATATTAAGATATCAGCATTACGCGCTAGCCAGAGGACGTTTTCGTCCAGTCTGTCAGGAAAATGTTCAGTATCAGTAATATAAGCAGCAGCGCCATCACGCCAGTTAACTCGATATCCCACGGCTTCACCAGGGTGATTTAATGGTGCTGTTTCTACAGTAATGTCATTAATGTGTATTGGTTGCCCTGCAGTAATGTCACAAAAATTTAAATTTGCCTGCATAATTTGCAAAGGCACAGGAAAATTGGGATGGAGCATTTGGTCATTTAGGCGCTGTTCGATAGTGGAACCATCGGGAGCAATTGCGCCATAAATCTTAAAATGGTTTCCCTTGATAAAACCTGGTGCAAAGAACGGAAATCCTTGCATGTGATCCCAGTGGGAATGGGTAAAAAATAGATGACCTTCTAACGGCATTTGGCGCAACAAAGATTGCCCCAATACATGAAGTCCTGTTCCACCATCGAAAATTAAGCGTTTACCGCCCACTTGCATTTCAACGCAAGGGGTATTACCGCCATAACGCACTGTGTGTGGCCCGGGACTGGGGATGCTGCCGCGAACGCCCCAAAATTGCACGGTAAATTGGTTCTCTAACCTAGACATGGGTGTTGCTTTCTGGACTGAGCGTGCGATCAATAAAACAAATTGTTACTTATGTTTGTTAAGTTTATGCAGTCTTACCATTTTGGCAGAGGGGAATTTCTTGGTAAAACAGCATACCCTTTTTTCGGCAGGTTTTTTCAACCAGAGTGAGAGATAACAAAGCCAAAGCTTAAAGTACTTTGGGCTTACATGTAGCAGTGAGATCAACAGCGTTTCTACTTTATAGCTTAAATTTGTCGATCATGTTTTAACTCATTGCTGAAAGTTACAAATTTTTCCTCAAATACCAAAGTTTTTACGTAAATTTAAATTCCCATTCTGATAATTGCTGTAATCCTGTTGCGTAAGTAAGATTGTATTGTAATGGAGTAATGCTAATGTGGTTTTTACGGATAACATGTACATCTATAGGGATGTGTTGAGGCAAATTTAAGCCTTCTGGTGGTTCTACTTCTTCCAAAACCTCACCTGTTAACCAGTAATAGGTTTTACCACGCGGATCGACTCGCTTGTCAAATACATCCACGTAGCGCCGCACTCCCTGGCGCGTGATTGTGACTCCTGCAATTTCTTCCCATTTGACTGGAGGAACGTTAACATTGAGCAACATTAACTCTGGTAGGGGTTTGGCTGCTAGTTGTGCTACTAGCTGTTGGGCAAAGTGAGCCGCAGTTTGAAATTCTTTAGAAGTATGGCTAGCAAGGCTGAAAGCAATGCTAGGAATCCCTTCAATTATTCCTTCCATAGCCGCAGACACAGTCCCAGAATAGAGAATTTCTGTGCCCAAATTTGCCCCTTGATTAATGCCAGAAAGCACCAAATCTGGGGGTGTGTCTAACAAAGCCCAAAGCGCTAATTTGACGCAATCTGAAGGAGTGCCATCACAAGCCCAAGCTTTAACTGTGGGATGAAAAATTGACTCCACAATTTCCGCGCGAATTGGTTGGTGTAAAGTCAATCCATGCCCAGTTGCCGATCGCTCTCGGTCGGGGCATACTACAGTCACTTCATGACCTGCCTGTGCCAAGCAGTTGGCCAGGGTACGAATACCCAAGGCAGAAATTCCGTCATCATTGCTAATGAGTAATTTCATCGTTATTGGTCATTAGTCGTTGGTCATTAGTCATTAGTTATTTGTTATCTGACATTTGTCAATGTCGAGCGTCACAAATAGCAGGCAAAAAAACATCCTCACACACCAAATCCCTTTTAGGGACTTGCAACTAAAAAAATCAATCGCTTTAGGGAGCAGAGGCGGAAGAATACAATTATGGTCTTCGCGGTGAAAAATGAATAATTTAATTTCTGGAAGTCCCTTAAACTGGTAAACAGAGGTTTGGACTAAAGAAGTATGAAGTGTAAAGGATGAAGTAATGGCTGCTAGGCATCTGCCTTACCCACAAGTGCGGTGAAAGATCAAATTTTTGATATTCCTACCTCCTCTGGGAATGAGTAGGATAATTTCAGACTTTATACTTTAGCCTTCAACCTTCCTTTAACCCTTACCTTTGGCCTGTTAAGGTCATATTACTAAGCCGATTGGTGATTTGTACCAACTTCTGGAACTAATGACCAATGACAAATGACAAATGACTAACTAACTAATGACTAGCAATTTAGAGGCTCAACTTTTAGCACTACGGCAGGAAGGAGAAAAAGCGATCGCAGCCGCTGATACCTTAGAACGCCTAGAAGAACTCAGAGTAGGTTATCTGGGTAAGAAGGGGCAACTTGGGGCACTGTTGCGAAGTATGGGGCAGATGAGTGCAGAGGAACGTCCTAAAATTGGGGCGATCGCTAATACAGTGAAAGAATCCCTGCAAAATAGTTTAGACAAGCAGCGCACTGCCCTAGAAGCTGCTCAAATTCAAGCCCAGTTAGAGGCTGAAACTCTGGATGTCACAATGCCGGGAATTTACAGTCCCCAAGGTCGCATTCATCCTCTAAATGGTATCATCGACCGCGCCCTGGATATCTTTGTCGGCATGGGTTACACGGTGGCTCAAGGGCCAGAGATGGAAACAGATTATTACAATTTTGAGGCGCTGAATACTCCCCCTGACCATCCCGCCCGTGATATGCAGGATACCTTCTACCTGCCAGATGGCAATCTTCTGCGTACTCATACCTCTTCAGTGCAAATTCGTTATATGGAATCTGAAGAACCACCCATTCGGGTTGTGGCCCCTGGGCGAGTTTATCGCCGCGATAACGTAGATGCTACTCACTCAGCAGTTTTCCATCAAATCGAGTTGCTAGCCATTGATGAGGGACTGACATTTACAGACCTCAAGGGTGTAATTAAGGTATTTTTACAAGCAATGTTTGGCGATTTGCCAATTCGCTTCCGCGCTAGCTATTTCCCCTTTACAGAACCCTCCGCCGAAGTGGATTTGCAATGGAATGGTCGTTGGCTGGAAGTTATGGGTTGCGGTATGGTCGATCCAAATGTGATGAAATCTGTAGGTTATGACCCAGAAATTTATACTGGGTTTGCGGCTGGTTTCGGTGTCGAACGGTTTGCGATGGTTCTGCACCAAATCGATGATATTCGGCGCTTATATGCCAGCGATTTGCGCTTTTTAAGACAATTTTAAATGATGTAATTAGACCGCTTGTACAGGTGAAAATACTTCCCATACAAGCGTTTTATTTAATACTGAGCCACATAAAGGAGACCAACAAAGGTAATACTAATGACTCAAGTATCGAGATTTGATGACATTCTTGAAAGCATCGAAGAATTGTCAGCAGATGAACAAGCAACACTCATTGATCTGATCCGCCATCGGCTGGCAGAAAAACGACGTTCTGAAATTGCGGTTAATATCGCTCAAGCTCAGGTAGAATACGAAACTGGTAAGGTTTTTCGTGGCAACCTGACTCAAATTATGGATGAGTTAAGCAAATGAAAACTCTGGTTTTGACATCATCGTTTAAACGAGCATTTAAGCGATTGGTGCGACGACAACCAGAATTACAAGAGCGAATTCAAGAACGGTTGGCACTTTTAACAATTGATCCATTTGATCCACTATTGCAGACCCATAAGCTCAAAGGCAAGTTGTCTGGAGCTTGGGCTTGTTCAGTGGAGTATGATTGTCGCATTGTTTTTAACTTTGTGGAAAATCCAGAGTCTGGTGAAGAGGAAATATTGCTAATTGATATAGGCACTCATGATGAAGTCTATTGAGTTGGAATAATGACGAATTAGAATTATGGGGAACAGCGATCGCAATGTCCACAACGCCAGTTAGCGGCTTCTTTCGCAAAACCAAAGGCGGTTAATAAAAACTGCCAGCGACACTGTTTAGTATGCAAATACTGATTCATTTCCTTGGCGGCTTGCAATTGAGTTGCTGCTTGCTTATTCACCCCTGGCTTGATGACGTAATGGAAAGGGTCAAGCCAGTTTAACTGTCCACTGCTGTGGAGTAAAGACAAAGCCATTGCACCATCAGGGAATTGTCGCGCTACTGTATTCACATCCCCTTGTTTCGGCAGTTTTTTCGCAAGTTGCTGTGCTGTTTGTTGTTGCGATCGCATTTGTTGTTCAAAAAACTGCTGTCTTTGTTTATCTTCTGAATCTAACCAGCCTGTAGGTTCACTTACTAATGTCAGCGCTTCTGCTGGTTTTCCATCTCTCCCTGCGCGGCCAATTTCTTGCACATATTCGGAAAGTAGTAGCGGCGCGTGAAAGTGAATTACCCAGCGCACATCAGGCTTGTTAATCCCCATGCCAAATGCACAGGTACAAACCACAAATGGGATTTTACCGCCTAACCAGCTAGTTTCTACAGCACGGCGTTCTGTGGCGCTCAGTCCAGCGTGATAACTAGCTGTGGCATAACCCATCTCTGCTAACCAAGCTGCTAAGTTCTCGCTATCTCTGCGCGTGCGGACATAAACTAATCCGGCTTGTTGGGGTCTATTTTGAATAAATTTGACTAATTTTTGCTTTCTACCTCTGGGAGTCCATGCGATGCAGATGTTGAGATGCAGATTTGGACGGTAGGGATTCAGGCGGTAAATATCTGGTTGTTGTAATTGTAAAACTGAGGCAATCATTTTTTGTGCTAAAGGGTCAGCCGTCGCCGTAAAAGCTGCCACACTAATTTTGCTTCCAGGTGGTTTTGATTTCAGTAATGCCGATCGCACTGCCCCTAATCTGCGATAAGCTGGTCGAAAGGTTTCACCCCACTGCACTAAACAATGGGCTTCATCCAAAATTAAGCCGTTAATCTGCAATTGTGGTTGACATAATTTTTCCCAAACAGGCGCACTGAGTAAAGTTTCTGGTGATAAATACAATAATCTGAGTTTGTTTTGTGCCAATGCTTGCAGAGTCAAGCGCCGTTGGGATGAAGGTAGTTCGCTATGTAGCAGTGCTGCACTCAGGTTTAGCTGGCGCAGTTCTTGTACTTGGTTTTCCATCAGCGCTACTAAAGGCGAAACTACCAAAGTCAATCCTGTTTGCAGCAGTGCAGGAAGTTGAAAACAAATCGATTTACCACCGCCTGTAGGCATGATAATTAATGCATCTTTTCCTGCCAATAAACTACTGACTATTTCACCCTGTGGGGGACGAAAATTGTCATAGCCCCAAATTTTTTTAAAAGTATTAAGGACTGCGTTCCAAGATGTGGTTCTTATTTGATTCATAATGAATAATAGATATATCCCTGTTTTATCAATGCAATCAGCAGATTTTTTGAATATAGCTGCTGCCATTTAGCATCAGGTTCAGTAATTTCATCAATACGAGGAATTTGGATAAAAAATGAACGAAGATTTAAAACATCGATTCTATATCAGCACAGATAAATCTAAGCTAGATATCACAATGATTCACGATTTTCTGCGAAATTCTGATTGGGCAGAAAATATTCCTTTAGGAATTTTAGAAAAATCAATTGCCAATTCTTTATGCTTTGGACTTTACGAAGAGCAGCGACAAGTCGGTTTTGCTAGGGTAATTACTGATTACGCTACTTCTGCATTTTTAAAGGATGTGTTTATTTTAGAGCCTTATCGTGGTCAAGGTTTAGGCACTTGGTTTGTGCAGTTTATTTTGAATTTTCCTGAACTCCAAGACGTGCAAAAGTGGTTGTTAGGTACAAAAGATGCTCATGGACTTTATCGGCGTTACGGCTTTAAAAAATCCACAACACCAGAGAAATTAATGATGCGTTCTAATCCTAATGCCTATCAGCATCAAAATTAAGTCAGTGATGAAGATCACAGTTGCCAATAGAAGTTATTTGTTATTCCCACTTGTTAAAGGGGAACTATAAACTTTGGGAATAATTAAAGTTTTAATATCATTAAATATAGTTTTCAAGAGGCATGTAAACTTGTCTATAAAACTAGTATTTGTTTACGAATAATTTTGATTAAACCTCATAATTTCCTTATTTTTGATTACTAAATAGGGAAACAAACGTTATTTCTATTTTTTATTGCTGAGAATAAGAAATCAACTTTATGAATACACCGATCGCTGGTACTTATGACATTCGTTTATTAGTTTTTTCCGTGGCGATCGCAATGCTAGCAGCTTACACTGCTTTGGATCTAACTGGACAAATCCGCACCGCTTCTGGATATGCGCGCATTGGCTGGTTGTTTGGTGGTGCGATCGCAATGGGAACAGGGATTTGGTCGATGCATTTTGTGGGAATGCTGGCTTTTTGTCTGCCGATTCCGGTAAAGTACGATTTAATCAGGGTTTTATTATCAATACTGGCAGCCATCTTAGCTTCAGGATGTGCCTTATTTTTCGTCAGCCAATAAGTGATGGGTATCTTTAACTTGCTGGGTGGTAGTCTGTTGATGGGACTGGGGATTATCAACATGCATTACACTGGCATGGCTGCAATGCGAATGTCAGCTAATATCCACTACAACTATATGTTAGTTGGAGTTTCAATTGCGATCGCCTTTATCGTTTCTTTAGTAGCTTTGTGGTTAGCATTTCATTTACCAGATCGCAGTACTAGCACTAATCGTCAACAGAAAATTGCCAGTGCGATCGTTATGGGTGCAGCCATCCCCATTGTACATTATACGGGTATGGCAGCTACTGGTTTTTATGCCATAAAAATGCTAGAAATGCCATCAGTAATAAATCTTGACTCTTCTGTACTATCCACAACGATTGGTATTGTGACGTTTGCAATTTTAGGATTAGCATTGCTCATTTCCTTAGAAACAACCGCCATCGAAAGAACAGTAGCCTTAGCCAATCTTGAACGTGAAATTGCAGAACGTCAGCAGATAGAACAGCGTTTACAACGCGAACAAGCACAGAAACTAGAACAGGCTTTACAAGAATTACAACATACTCAAGCTAAATTATTTCATACTGAAAAAATTTCTTCTTTAGGACAGCTAGTAGCTGGGATTGCCCATGAAGTTAACAATCCAGTCAACTTTATTTCTGGTAATTTATCTCATGCTCACCAGTATGTTCAAGACTTAATTCACTTATTAAACCTTTACAATCAAAAATTTCCTCAACCAGGAGATGACATCGCCAATAAAATTGCCGCTATAGACTTAGAATACTTGCTTGCAGATTTGCCAAAAATGATTTCTTCTATGAAACTTGGTACCGAACGCATTCAAGAAATCATGCAATCTTTGCGAAATTTCTCACGGGTGAATGGAAATGCGAAAAAGATAGTTGATATTCATGAGGGAATTGAGGCTACCCTGATGATTTTGCAGCATCGTCTGCACGCTAACCTCAACCGTCCAGAAATTCAAGTTGTGAAGCAGTATGGAAACCTACCGCAGATTGAGTGCTATGTAGGACAATTAAATCAAGTGTTTATGAATGTGCTAGCAAATGCAATTGATGCTTTAGAAGAGTCTAATCATGGTCAGACCTTTGCAGAAATTCTCCAGCATCCCAATATGATTACAATTACTACTATTGCTGAAGATGGTTATGGGATGATCAAAATTGCCGATAATGGATCTGGGATGCCAGAAGCTGTGCGACTACAATTATTTGATGCCTTCTTCACCACTAAGCCAGAGGGAAAAGGTACAGGATTAGGACTAGCTATCAGTCATCAAATTATTACCGACACCCACAACGGTAGTTTGCAATGTTTTTCGACTCTGGGTAAAGGTACAGAATTTATCATTCAAATTCCTCTAGTAACCCCAGTTGCTAATGATTCAATCGTCGCCATCGCAGCAACTTGTTGATCGGGGAAGCAGAGGGGGATGAGGGGACAAGGGGGGACAAGGAGAATTAGTATTTCCAATGCCCCATGCCCCATGCCCAATCAACTACTGTGTCGGATTCAGTTCTTTCTCCTTGGATTGCAACGATGCATACAGCCTATTCAGTGCATTAACGTAGGCTTGAGCTGATGCAACGATGATATCTGTATTCGCTGCATGTCCAGAAAATACACGGGATTCGTGGCGTAAGCGAATAGTTACTTCCCCAATTGCATCGATTCCGGCTGTGACTGACTGTACAGAGAACTCAATTAATTGGTTGGGTACGTTAACTACACGGTTAATTGCCTTATAAACAGCATCTACTGGCCCTGTACCAATTGCCGCATCAGTTAATTCTTGACCTTCAGGGGTTCTGAGAGTTACTGTGGCTGTGGGTTGGGCATTGCTACCGCAGGAAACTTGCACCAACTCGACGCGGAACAAATCAGGTGCTTGTTGAATTTCATCATTAACAATCGCTTCCAAATCCCAATCAGAAATTTCTTTCTTTTTGTCAGCGACTTCTTTAAATTTGACGAAGGCTTTATTTAATTCGGTTTCTGACAGTTCAAAACCTAATTCTTTGAGGCGAGTCCGAAAAGCATTTCTGCCAGAATGTTTGCCCAAAACTATTTGATTGTCTGTTAAGCCAATCAATTGGGCATCCATAATTTCATAGGTGAGCTTGTTTTTTAATACACCATCTTGGTGGATTCCAGATTCGTGGGCAAAGGCATTTGCCCCGACTATGGCTTTATTTGGTTGTACTAACATCCCCGTCAAATTTGACACTAACCGCGAGGATTTATAAATTTGACGAGTGTCGATATTAGTTAATGATTCTTCTGAGTTGACTGGTCTACCTAAGAAGGGATTAAAATATTGCCGACGCACGTGCAATGCCATTACCAATTCTTCTAAAGCTGCATTACCTGCGCGTTCACCAATACCATTGATGGTACATTCTAATTGTCTCGCACCATTTTTCACAGCTTCTAAAAAGTTTGCTACTGCCAAGCCTAAATCATTATGTCCGTGAACGGAAATAATTGCTTTGTCGATATTGGGGACATGATCTTTAATCCCCTTAATAATT contains the following coding sequences:
- a CDS encoding phenylpyruvate tautomerase MIF-related protein, yielding MPLIKVQTSVAAPERTEIESLLKSLSAKLAKHLGKPESYVMTAFEPDVPMTFAGTTDPVCYIEIKSIGTMKPDQTATMSQDFCQQINQALGVAKNRIYIEFADAKGAMWGWNGSTFG
- a CDS encoding MBL fold metallo-hydrolase, with amino-acid sequence MSRLENQFTVQFWGVRGSIPSPGPHTVRYGGNTPCVEMQVGGKRLIFDGGTGLHVLGQSLLRQMPLEGHLFFTHSHWDHMQGFPFFAPGFIKGNHFKIYGAIAPDGSTIEQRLNDQMLHPNFPVPLQIMQANLNFCDITAGQPIHINDITVETAPLNHPGEAVGYRVNWRDGAAAYITDTEHFPDRLDENVLWLARNADILIYDCTYTNEEYHSPTSPRIGWGHSTWQEAVKIAKAAHVKTLAIFHHDPAHNDEFLDNVGNQAGEEFAGAVMAREGMVLHVPVSATISESCPVGNLSA
- the surE gene encoding 5'/3'-nucleotidase SurE, which produces MKLLISNDDGISALGIRTLANCLAQAGHEVTVVCPDRERSATGHGLTLHQPIRAEIVESIFHPTVKAWACDGTPSDCVKLALWALLDTPPDLVLSGINQGANLGTEILYSGTVSAAMEGIIEGIPSIAFSLASHTSKEFQTAAHFAQQLVAQLAAKPLPELMLLNVNVPPVKWEEIAGVTITRQGVRRYVDVFDKRVDPRGKTYYWLTGEVLEEVEPPEGLNLPQHIPIDVHVIRKNHISITPLQYNLTYATGLQQLSEWEFKFT
- a CDS encoding type II toxin-antitoxin system YafQ family toxin; its protein translation is MKTLVLTSSFKRAFKRLVRRQPELQERIQERLALLTIDPFDPLLQTHKLKGKLSGAWACSVEYDCRIVFNFVENPESGEEEILLIDIGTHDEVY
- a CDS encoding GNAT family N-acetyltransferase encodes the protein MNEDLKHRFYISTDKSKLDITMIHDFLRNSDWAENIPLGILEKSIANSLCFGLYEEQRQVGFARVITDYATSAFLKDVFILEPYRGQGLGTWFVQFILNFPELQDVQKWLLGTKDAHGLYRRYGFKKSTTPEKLMMRSNPNAYQHQN
- a CDS encoding bifunctional riboflavin kinase/FAD synthetase: MLNLSQNGCSVWVGSSSEELLTPTAVALGKFDGMHLGHQRVIQPVLQQAKRAVTGTACDQKFVQDEGNLPERSLHDFTNPASQPGNTTATTNEHIYSTVVTFHPHPQEFFSGQPRALLTPLDEKVEQLRSLGIEQLVLLPFDKELSSLSPEEFVEKILVQKLRCQQLSVGQDFCFGKQRAGTAEDLKLLAAKYNIPVTIVTLETYVGSDQLTAESNCPSNPPTQAPPISTSLIRQALENGDVKSANFLLGRPYTLFGVVIQGQKLGRTIGFPTANLQLPKDKFLPRLGVYAVRVLMLDETADTQTPTILGVMNIGNRPTVDGTHISVEVHLFDWSGDLYGKKLAVQLVQFLRPEQKFDSLEALKTQIQLDCHVAKEVLLSEC
- a CDS encoding MHYT domain-containing protein; this translates as MNTPIAGTYDIRLLVFSVAIAMLAAYTALDLTGQIRTASGYARIGWLFGGAIAMGTGIWSMHFVGMLAFCLPIPVKYDLIRVLLSILAAILASGCALFFVSQ
- the pheS gene encoding phenylalanine--tRNA ligase subunit alpha, giving the protein MTSNLEAQLLALRQEGEKAIAAADTLERLEELRVGYLGKKGQLGALLRSMGQMSAEERPKIGAIANTVKESLQNSLDKQRTALEAAQIQAQLEAETLDVTMPGIYSPQGRIHPLNGIIDRALDIFVGMGYTVAQGPEMETDYYNFEALNTPPDHPARDMQDTFYLPDGNLLRTHTSSVQIRYMESEEPPIRVVAPGRVYRRDNVDATHSAVFHQIELLAIDEGLTFTDLKGVIKVFLQAMFGDLPIRFRASYFPFTEPSAEVDLQWNGRWLEVMGCGMVDPNVMKSVGYDPEIYTGFAAGFGVERFAMVLHQIDDIRRLYASDLRFLRQF
- a CDS encoding RecQ family ATP-dependent DNA helicase, which translates into the protein MNQIRTTSWNAVLNTFKKIWGYDNFRPPQGEIVSSLLAGKDALIIMPTGGGKSICFQLPALLQTGLTLVVSPLVALMENQVQELRQLNLSAALLHSELPSSQRRLTLQALAQNKLRLLYLSPETLLSAPVWEKLCQPQLQINGLILDEAHCLVQWGETFRPAYRRLGAVRSALLKSKPPGSKISVAAFTATADPLAQKMIASVLQLQQPDIYRLNPYRPNLHLNICIAWTPRGRKQKLVKFIQNRPQQAGLVYVRTRRDSENLAAWLAEMGYATASYHAGLSATERRAVETSWLGGKIPFVVCTCAFGMGINKPDVRWVIHFHAPLLLSEYVQEIGRAGRDGKPAEALTLVSEPTGWLDSEDKQRQQFFEQQMRSQQQTAQQLAKKLPKQGDVNTVARQFPDGAMALSLLHSSGQLNWLDPFHYVIKPGVNKQAATQLQAAKEMNQYLHTKQCRWQFLLTAFGFAKEAANWRCGHCDRCSP
- a CDS encoding AAA family ATPase, whose amino-acid sequence is MREKLEALTHNLSRTIVGKTEAIRLVLVAILGGGHALLEDVPGVGKTLLAKSLARSLDGKFQRLQCTPDLLPTDITGTNIWNPKSGEFTFLPGPIFANILLADEINRATPRTQSALLEVMEEHQVTVDGVSRAVPTPFFVIATQNPVEYQGTFPLPEAQMDRFMLSLSLGYPSETEELQMLQNLTDGIKVADLQPCITLEEIAQLRQLCSQVRVETPLQQYILDLVRATRQDEEISLGVSPRGTVALQKATQALAFILGRDYAIPDDVKFLVPHVLCHRLIPRGGRSARTVVERLLRSVNIP